Proteins encoded within one genomic window of Sporolituus thermophilus DSM 23256:
- a CDS encoding DUF1292 domain-containing protein produces MKKLADIERDDNLGEFEIIEFEDEEGNKEQFIQEMIIEIGEKRFAILVPFNEEEDCCCEGEPCDCDEEGTDAFIARIDKGEDGEDIYVDPTDEEYEQVLQAYEELLEEETEA; encoded by the coding sequence GTGAAGAAATTGGCTGACATTGAACGTGACGACAACCTCGGTGAATTTGAAATCATTGAGTTCGAAGATGAAGAAGGCAACAAGGAACAGTTTATACAGGAAATGATTATTGAGATCGGCGAGAAGCGCTTTGCCATCCTGGTGCCTTTTAACGAAGAAGAGGACTGCTGCTGCGAGGGCGAGCCTTGCGACTGCGATGAAGAAGGAACCGATGCCTTTATCGCGCGTATTGACAAGGGCGAAGACGGCGAAGATATTTATGTCGATCCTACCGATGAAGAATATGAGCAAGTCTTGCAGGCCTACGAGGAACTGCTGGAGGAGGAAACGGAAGCCTAA